A single genomic interval of Dyella terrae harbors:
- the acs gene encoding acetate--CoA ligase, with product MSKIYPVKPEFAAKARVRKDDYDRMYAESVDNPEGFWGEVGKRVDWFKAPTKIKNVSYDPHNLHIRWYEDGELNVSANCLDRHLAQRGDKTAIIFEGDDPSESRHITYRELHAEVCKFANTLKNLGVSKGDRVAIYLPMIPEAAVAMLACARIGAIHSVVFGGFSPDSLAGRIADSTCKLVVTADEGVRGGKKIGLKANVDAALERPGTNSVETVIVVRRTGAGVPMQSPRDRYYHVLMEGQSADCPATPVEAEHPLFILYTSGSTGKPKGVLHTSGGYLVYASYTHELVFDLRDDDVYWCTADVGWVTGHSYVVYGPLANGATTVMFDGVPNYPDTSRFWNVIDKHQVTLFYTAPTAIRALMREGEAPVKKASRASLRLLGSVGEPINPEAWEWYYRVVGDERCPIVDTWWQTETGGILITPLAGAIDAKPGSATLPFFGITPAVVDATGTVLEGATEGNLVITDSWPGQMRTVYGDHQRFIETYFTAYPGNYFTGDGVRRDEDGYYWITGRVDDVINVSGHRIGTAEVESALVSHPKVAEAAVVGAPHDIKGQGIYAFVTLIAGEQGSDELRKELIAWVRKEIGPIATPDFLQWAPGLPKTRSGKIMRRILRKIGENQPDQLGDISTLADPSVVKNLVDERIVK from the coding sequence ATGAGCAAGATCTACCCCGTCAAGCCCGAATTCGCGGCCAAGGCACGCGTGCGCAAGGACGATTACGACCGGATGTACGCCGAGTCCGTGGACAATCCGGAAGGCTTCTGGGGTGAGGTCGGCAAGCGCGTGGACTGGTTCAAGGCGCCGACCAAGATCAAGAATGTCTCGTACGACCCGCACAACCTGCACATCCGCTGGTACGAAGATGGCGAACTCAACGTCAGCGCCAACTGCCTGGATCGCCACTTGGCCCAGCGCGGCGACAAGACCGCCATCATCTTTGAAGGCGACGACCCGTCCGAGTCGCGCCACATCACCTATCGCGAGCTGCACGCGGAAGTGTGCAAGTTTGCCAACACGCTGAAGAACCTGGGCGTGTCCAAAGGCGACCGCGTCGCCATCTATCTGCCGATGATTCCCGAAGCGGCCGTGGCCATGCTCGCCTGCGCGCGCATCGGCGCGATCCACTCGGTGGTGTTCGGCGGGTTCTCGCCCGATTCGCTGGCGGGCCGCATCGCCGATTCCACCTGCAAGCTGGTGGTCACCGCTGATGAAGGCGTGCGCGGCGGCAAGAAGATCGGCCTGAAGGCCAACGTGGATGCCGCGCTCGAGCGCCCCGGCACCAACAGCGTGGAAACGGTGATCGTCGTGCGTCGCACCGGCGCGGGCGTGCCGATGCAGTCACCGCGCGATCGCTACTACCACGTGCTGATGGAAGGCCAGAGCGCCGACTGCCCGGCGACCCCGGTTGAGGCCGAGCATCCGCTGTTCATCCTTTACACCTCCGGCTCCACCGGCAAGCCCAAGGGCGTGCTGCACACCTCCGGCGGTTACCTGGTGTACGCCAGCTACACGCATGAGCTCGTGTTCGACCTGCGCGACGACGATGTTTACTGGTGCACGGCCGACGTGGGCTGGGTCACCGGCCACAGCTATGTGGTGTATGGCCCGCTGGCCAATGGCGCCACCACGGTGATGTTCGACGGCGTGCCGAACTACCCGGACACCAGCCGCTTCTGGAACGTGATCGACAAACACCAGGTCACGCTGTTCTACACCGCACCCACCGCCATCCGCGCGCTGATGCGCGAAGGCGAAGCGCCGGTGAAGAAGGCCTCGCGCGCCAGCCTGCGCCTGCTCGGTTCCGTCGGTGAGCCGATCAATCCGGAAGCCTGGGAGTGGTACTACCGCGTGGTTGGCGACGAGCGTTGCCCGATCGTCGATACCTGGTGGCAGACCGAAACCGGCGGCATTTTGATCACGCCGCTGGCCGGTGCGATCGACGCCAAGCCCGGCTCAGCCACGCTGCCGTTCTTCGGCATCACGCCGGCGGTGGTCGACGCCACCGGCACCGTGCTCGAAGGCGCGACCGAAGGCAACCTGGTGATCACCGATTCCTGGCCCGGCCAGATGCGCACGGTCTATGGCGACCATCAGCGCTTCATCGAAACCTATTTCACCGCCTATCCGGGCAACTACTTCACCGGCGACGGCGTGCGTCGCGATGAAGACGGTTACTACTGGATCACCGGCCGCGTCGACGATGTGATCAACGTCAGCGGCCACCGCATCGGCACCGCCGAAGTGGAAAGCGCGCTGGTCTCGCATCCGAAGGTGGCCGAGGCCGCCGTGGTCGGCGCGCCGCACGACATCAAGGGCCAGGGCATCTATGCCTTCGTCACGCTGATCGCCGGCGAACAGGGCAGCGACGAACTGCGCAAGGAACTGATTGCCTGGGTGCGCAAGGAGATCGGCCCCATCGCGACGCCGGACTTCCTGCAATGGGCACCCGGCCTGCCGAAGACGCGCTCGGGCAAGATCATGCGCCGCATCCTGCGCAAGATCGGCGAGAACCAGCCGGATCAGCTGGGCGATATTTCGACGCTGGCGGATCCGAGCGTGGTGAAGAACCTGGTGGACGAACGCATTGTGAAGTGA
- a CDS encoding response regulator transcription factor has protein sequence MPDVLIADDHPLFRDALERAVLTALPGATVHCADSVHSLLGMVEQFPEADLLLLDLHMPGARGYSALAHIRGQYPGLPTIVVSGHEEAHVARRALAHGALAYIPKSSSGEEIVQAIRTVLDGDVWLPHQLLGDGNTELKPDEAEIASRVASLTPQQFRVLTMIAEGLLNKQIAYDLGVSEATVKAHMTSIMRKLGVNNRTQVALAASQLAVDPSVMQPMPEEE, from the coding sequence ATGCCTGACGTACTGATCGCCGACGACCATCCGCTGTTCCGTGACGCGCTTGAGCGCGCTGTGCTCACGGCCTTGCCGGGAGCGACGGTGCATTGCGCGGATAGCGTGCACAGTCTGCTGGGCATGGTGGAGCAGTTTCCGGAAGCGGATCTGTTGTTGCTGGATCTGCATATGCCGGGGGCGCGCGGATATTCGGCGCTTGCGCATATTCGCGGCCAGTATCCGGGGCTGCCAACGATCGTGGTGTCGGGGCACGAGGAGGCCCATGTCGCGCGTCGCGCCCTGGCCCACGGCGCGCTGGCGTATATCCCCAAGTCGAGTTCGGGCGAGGAAATCGTACAGGCCATACGCACCGTGCTCGACGGCGACGTGTGGCTGCCGCATCAACTGCTGGGCGACGGCAACACCGAACTGAAGCCGGACGAAGCGGAAATCGCCAGCCGCGTGGCATCACTCACGCCGCAACAGTTCCGCGTGCTGACCATGATCGCCGAAGGCCTGCTCAACAAACAGATCGCCTACGACCTTGGCGTGTCCGAAGCGACGGTGAAAGCGCACATGACCTCGATCATGCGCAAGCTGGGTGTGAACAATCGCACACAGGTAGCGCTGGCGGCGAGTCAGCTGGCGGTGGATCCGAGTGTGATGCAGCCGATGCCGGAGGAGGAGTGA
- a CDS encoding hybrid sensor histidine kinase/response regulator, with product MIAGWLLLLVSLLYVGLLFVVAYAGDRRPLYPRQPRLRPIVYSLALAVYCSSWTFYGAVGTAARDGLGYLPIYLGPAMLFVFGFGLMRRLAIVARQRNITSIADFIGARFGKSHGLAAAVALIAVIAIVPYLALQFKAVSMSYAALGGGAGQFGDSAMWCAILLATFAILFGTRTIDATEHHHGMMLAIALESLIKLVAFALLAAYALWRGPGLEATVQLPVKQFEAGISPGFLAQTLLAFCAMFCLPRQFQIGVVECEDPKDLYRARWMFPLYMMIISVAVIPIVAAGLHLPGVQNGNADAWVLNLPMAHDDRGVALIAFIGGFSAATGMVIVSSVALSTMISNDLVMPALLRIRRLRLEQRADLSQLVLLVRRIAIVALACMAYAYYRLVADTANLASTGLLAFAAVAQFAPAIVSALYWRGASRRGVATGLVAGFAVWAYTLLFPAMRPDAHWLNDGPLGMSWLQPQALFHLSGWDPVMHGTFWSLLVNVGCLIFISLRFRPSLEERLHAAMFIEPSSVDYGGAGDWRGRVSVADLRTIAERIVGERSSQRAFEDYGDRRGRALQPGESADRALIQHTERLLASAVGAASARRILMGVLSGSGLDIAEAMALMDEASQELRFNRELLSTTLENVSQGISVVDAGMRLVAWNRRYLELFDYPDGMVYVGVPVADLIRWNADHGECGPGEVEAHVAKRIGYMRAGSPHLFQRIRPDGTVIEMRGRALPGGGYVTTYTDVTAYKHAEHALMEANENLEQRVEQRTAELSEALVATANARRDAEAANVSKTRFLAAASHDLLQPLNAARLFTSALRQHPGLDQEAGQLAERIDASFRAAEDLLDALLDTSRLDAGSYRPDIGHFALSDLFDSLKAQYAVVAEKRGLSFRVASTKLAVRSDPQLLRRILQNFVSNALRYTRQGGVLLGARRVGDDVRIEVWDTGPGIADEQRARIFDEFQRLDRPSPWGEKGLGLGLSICDRIAHILDHRLTLDSRDGHGSRFGVVVPRVDAVAPRRRAPTQPSSNAEQLPLTVLCLDNDASILDGMRALLQRWGVDCRTALDIEQAAEELQKGGIDMILADYHLTEDMNGLQAIQHLRGRLGDLPPVAMITADGSSELKQRARALGYPLLHKPVRPAALRALLSARLRRQTPA from the coding sequence TTGATCGCCGGCTGGCTACTGCTACTCGTTTCACTGCTCTATGTCGGCCTGCTTTTCGTGGTCGCCTACGCGGGCGACCGCCGCCCGCTCTATCCGCGCCAACCGCGCCTGCGCCCCATCGTCTACAGCCTCGCGCTGGCGGTCTATTGCTCGTCGTGGACGTTCTATGGCGCGGTCGGCACCGCCGCCCGCGATGGGCTGGGCTATCTGCCCATCTACCTCGGCCCGGCCATGCTCTTCGTGTTCGGCTTCGGGCTGATGCGTCGCCTCGCCATCGTCGCCAGGCAACGCAACATCACCTCGATCGCCGACTTCATCGGCGCGCGCTTCGGCAAATCGCATGGACTGGCCGCCGCCGTCGCACTGATCGCCGTCATCGCGATCGTTCCTTACCTCGCGCTCCAGTTCAAAGCCGTGTCGATGTCGTACGCCGCGCTCGGCGGCGGTGCCGGGCAATTCGGTGACAGCGCGATGTGGTGCGCGATCCTGCTCGCCACCTTCGCCATCCTGTTCGGCACGCGCACCATTGATGCGACCGAGCATCACCACGGCATGATGCTCGCGATCGCACTCGAATCGCTGATCAAGCTGGTCGCCTTCGCTCTGCTCGCGGCCTATGCGCTATGGCGAGGTCCCGGCCTCGAAGCCACCGTGCAACTGCCGGTGAAGCAGTTCGAAGCCGGCATCTCCCCCGGCTTCCTCGCCCAGACGCTGCTCGCCTTCTGCGCCATGTTCTGCCTGCCGCGCCAGTTCCAGATTGGCGTAGTGGAATGCGAAGACCCGAAGGATCTCTACCGCGCGCGCTGGATGTTCCCGCTGTACATGATGATCATCAGCGTCGCCGTGATCCCCATCGTCGCCGCCGGCCTGCATCTGCCCGGCGTGCAGAACGGCAATGCGGATGCCTGGGTGCTGAACCTGCCCATGGCGCACGACGATCGCGGCGTTGCGCTGATCGCCTTCATCGGCGGCTTCTCCGCCGCGACCGGCATGGTGATCGTCTCCTCCGTCGCGCTCTCCACCATGATCAGCAACGACCTGGTCATGCCGGCCTTGCTGCGCATCCGGCGCCTGCGCCTGGAGCAACGCGCCGATCTCTCGCAACTCGTCCTGCTCGTCCGGCGCATCGCCATCGTCGCCCTGGCCTGCATGGCCTACGCGTACTACCGCCTCGTTGCCGACACGGCCAACCTCGCGTCCACCGGTTTGCTCGCCTTCGCCGCCGTGGCACAGTTCGCGCCGGCCATCGTGTCCGCACTGTACTGGCGTGGCGCAAGCCGGCGTGGCGTGGCCACCGGCCTGGTCGCCGGCTTCGCCGTGTGGGCATACACCTTGCTCTTCCCCGCGATGCGGCCGGACGCGCACTGGTTGAACGACGGCCCGCTGGGCATGAGCTGGCTGCAGCCGCAGGCGCTGTTCCACCTCAGTGGCTGGGACCCGGTGATGCACGGCACTTTCTGGTCGTTGCTGGTCAACGTCGGGTGCCTGATCTTCATCTCGCTGCGCTTCCGTCCGAGCCTCGAGGAACGCCTGCACGCGGCGATGTTCATCGAGCCATCTTCGGTGGACTACGGCGGCGCCGGCGACTGGCGTGGTCGCGTGTCAGTGGCTGACCTGCGCACCATCGCCGAGCGCATCGTCGGTGAACGCAGCAGCCAGCGCGCCTTCGAAGACTACGGCGACCGCCGCGGACGCGCGCTGCAACCGGGCGAATCCGCCGATCGCGCGCTCATCCAGCACACCGAACGCCTCCTCGCCTCGGCGGTCGGCGCCGCCAGTGCACGCCGCATCCTGATGGGCGTGCTCTCCGGTTCCGGCCTCGACATCGCCGAAGCCATGGCGCTGATGGACGAAGCCTCGCAGGAGCTGCGTTTCAACCGCGAGCTCCTTTCCACCACGCTGGAAAACGTGTCGCAGGGCATCAGCGTGGTCGACGCCGGCATGCGCCTGGTCGCGTGGAACCGTCGCTACCTCGAACTGTTCGACTACCCCGACGGCATGGTCTACGTTGGTGTCCCTGTGGCCGACCTCATCCGGTGGAACGCCGACCACGGCGAATGCGGCCCCGGTGAAGTCGAAGCCCACGTCGCCAAGCGTATCGGCTATATGCGCGCGGGCTCGCCGCATCTGTTCCAGCGCATCCGCCCCGACGGCACGGTCATCGAAATGCGCGGTCGCGCGCTGCCCGGCGGAGGTTATGTCACCACCTACACGGATGTGACCGCCTACAAGCACGCCGAACACGCCCTGATGGAGGCAAACGAAAACCTGGAGCAACGCGTCGAGCAACGCACGGCCGAGCTCAGCGAAGCCCTTGTCGCTACGGCCAACGCGCGCCGCGACGCCGAAGCGGCCAACGTCTCCAAGACCCGCTTCCTCGCCGCTGCCAGTCACGACCTGCTGCAACCACTCAACGCCGCGCGCCTGTTCACCTCAGCCCTGCGCCAACATCCCGGCCTCGACCAGGAAGCCGGCCAGCTCGCCGAGCGCATCGACGCCTCGTTCCGCGCAGCGGAAGACCTTCTCGACGCCTTGCTCGACACGTCCCGCCTCGATGCCGGCAGCTACCGTCCCGATATCGGCCACTTCGCGCTCTCCGACTTGTTCGACTCGCTCAAGGCGCAATACGCCGTGGTCGCCGAAAAGCGCGGCCTGAGTTTCCGCGTCGCCAGTACCAAACTGGCCGTGCGCAGCGACCCGCAGTTGCTTCGCCGCATCCTGCAGAACTTCGTCTCCAATGCCCTGCGCTACACGCGCCAGGGCGGTGTCCTGCTCGGCGCGCGTCGCGTCGGCGATGACGTGCGCATCGAAGTCTGGGATACCGGCCCCGGCATCGCCGACGAGCAGCGCGCACGCATCTTTGACGAATTCCAGCGCCTCGACCGACCGTCGCCCTGGGGCGAAAAAGGCCTGGGGCTCGGGTTGTCGATCTGCGATCGCATTGCGCACATCCTCGATCACCGCCTCACGCTCGATTCGCGCGACGGACACGGGAGCCGTTTCGGTGTCGTGGTGCCGCGCGTCGACGCCGTCGCACCTCGCCGCCGCGCACCAACCCAACCGTCCAGCAACGCCGAACAACTGCCGCTCACCGTGCTTTGCCTCGACAACGACGCATCGATCCTCGACGGCATGCGCGCCTTGCTCCAGCGCTGGGGCGTGGACTGCCGCACCGCCCTCGATATCGAGCAGGCCGCGGAAGAACTGCAAAAGGGCGGCATCGACATGATCCTCGCCGATTACCATCTGACCGAAGACATGAACGGCCTGCAGGCGATCCAGCACCTGCGCGGACGTCTGGGCGATCTGCCGCCGGTGGCGATGATCACGGCCGATGGCAGCAGCGAACTGAAACAACGCGCCCGCGCGCTGGGCTACCCGCTGCTGCACAAACCGGTGCGGCCTGCGGCTTTGCGAGCGTTGCTCAGTGCGCGGTTAAGAAGGCAGACGCCAGCGTGA
- a CDS encoding 4'-phosphopantetheinyl transferase family protein, whose product MTTTYDQDPTKVAEHLRDDEVHVWRLAYQHQEGREPFQALLGCYLGLSPAEVQLELGEFGKPRLSSVHVGDLHFNWSHSIDQALFAVARGIEPGVDLEKLRPRPRAMAIADRYFSPDEAQVLAAVPESERDAVFLQLWTAKEAVLKATGRGLAFGLHRLSIEWGHRHLALRLLEGEDVAEWQLHRLPLDDGHVASLAWRGEPRVIEMRALAPLAQ is encoded by the coding sequence ATGACGACGACGTACGACCAGGACCCCACGAAAGTAGCAGAGCACCTGCGCGATGACGAGGTGCACGTGTGGCGGCTGGCGTATCAGCACCAGGAGGGACGCGAGCCGTTCCAGGCCTTGCTGGGCTGTTATCTGGGGCTGAGTCCGGCCGAGGTGCAACTGGAGCTGGGCGAGTTCGGCAAGCCGCGGTTGTCGTCGGTCCACGTGGGTGACCTGCACTTCAACTGGTCACACAGCATCGACCAGGCCCTGTTCGCGGTCGCCCGCGGCATCGAGCCCGGCGTGGATCTGGAGAAGCTGCGGCCGCGACCGCGCGCCATGGCGATTGCGGACCGTTATTTCAGTCCGGACGAGGCGCAGGTGCTTGCGGCGGTCCCCGAGAGCGAGAGGGATGCCGTGTTTCTCCAGCTATGGACGGCCAAGGAGGCCGTGCTTAAGGCGACCGGGCGCGGGCTGGCCTTCGGCTTGCATCGTCTGAGCATCGAGTGGGGGCATCGACACCTGGCGCTGCGCCTTTTGGAAGGTGAGGATGTGGCCGAGTGGCAGCTGCATCGGCTTCCGCTGGATGACGGCCACGTGGCGAGCCTGGCCTGGCGCGGTGAGCCGCGCGTGATCGAGATGCGCGCACTTGCTCCGCTAGCCCAATAG